A window from Marinagarivorans cellulosilyticus encodes these proteins:
- a CDS encoding DUF2282 domain-containing protein, translating into MKSKKTAATAALAMALCTIASLSLPAHAAGKEKCYGIALAGQNDCGNLAGTHSCAGQAKVDHDPGEWKLVAKGTCEDLGGLLKAEAKKRYKAQQG; encoded by the coding sequence ATGAAATCAAAAAAAACGGCTGCAACTGCAGCACTCGCGATGGCGCTTTGCACAATTGCGAGCCTCTCTTTACCCGCGCATGCCGCGGGTAAAGAGAAGTGCTACGGAATTGCACTGGCAGGCCAGAATGATTGCGGTAATTTGGCGGGCACACATTCATGTGCGGGTCAGGCCAAAGTTGATCACGATCCTGGTGAGTGGAAGCTTGTCGCCAAGGGTACTTGCGAAGACCTCGGTGGCTTATTAAAAGCCGAAGCCAAAAAGCGCTATAAAGCGCAACAGGGTTAA
- a CDS encoding YHS domain-containing (seleno)protein → MNITNTIKLFTGASLLALSSLTFASSVNIGTNDVAIHGYDPVAYFAKDKAVEGSAKYTAIYEDAIYRFSSKKNRDAFKADPARYAPQFGGYCAMGVALDKKLDVDPDAFYIHDGKLYLNLNKDVQKKWLTDVPGHLKTAKRTWSGIEDLSVEDANQED, encoded by the coding sequence ATGAACATTACAAACACAATCAAGTTATTTACCGGTGCAAGCTTACTCGCATTAAGTAGTCTGACTTTTGCTTCCTCGGTCAATATTGGAACAAACGACGTTGCTATACATGGCTATGATCCCGTCGCCTACTTTGCGAAGGATAAGGCAGTTGAAGGGTCAGCTAAGTACACCGCAATTTATGAAGATGCCATTTATCGATTTTCCAGTAAGAAAAATCGTGATGCCTTTAAAGCCGACCCAGCGCGTTATGCACCTCAGTTCGGTGGTTATTGTGCAATGGGTGTTGCGTTGGACAAGAAGTTGGATGTTGATCCAGATGCTTTTTATATCCACGACGGAAAACTCTATTTAAACCTGAATAAAGACGTTCAGAAAAAATGGTTGACTGATGTTCCCGGGCATTTAAAAACGGCTAAAAGAACGTGGTCTGGTATTGAAGACCTCAGTGTAGAGGATGCCAATCAGGAGGACTGA
- a CDS encoding DUF692 domain-containing protein — translation MQFHKAARNAASSPAFVGVGLRHPHFSDALNGVAADAGQLDFIEIHTENFFAQGGPLIPLIDELAAKYAISLHGTSLGLGSACGIPKAYLSALASLNDRVRPIMLSDHASFSWGEIERQSVHAGDLLPLEFGPEGLEVIANNVDEVQQHLGRQLLVENISRYLPLVNAQMSEQEFLSILVDKTQCGLLIDLNNVLINAHNFEEGNALSNAQSWLEKIPKQAVKELHLAGYTPAQKEYFIVDDHSRAISDECWQLFDYALERFGAVPTLIEWDNDLPEWQVLLAEAKKATLKIETKFSKAVLNG, via the coding sequence ATGCAATTTCATAAAGCAGCCAGAAATGCGGCTAGTAGCCCTGCTTTTGTGGGCGTTGGTTTACGGCATCCTCACTTTAGCGATGCATTAAATGGAGTGGCAGCCGACGCTGGCCAATTGGATTTTATTGAAATACATACCGAAAATTTTTTTGCGCAGGGCGGCCCTCTAATACCTCTGATAGACGAATTAGCGGCAAAGTACGCTATTAGCCTGCATGGCACCTCGCTCGGTTTGGGCTCCGCTTGCGGCATTCCCAAAGCGTATTTGTCTGCACTGGCGTCTCTAAATGATCGGGTTCGTCCCATCATGCTTTCAGATCACGCAAGTTTCAGTTGGGGCGAGATTGAGCGTCAAAGTGTCCATGCTGGAGACTTGCTGCCGTTAGAGTTTGGTCCAGAAGGACTTGAGGTGATCGCGAATAATGTCGATGAAGTGCAACAGCACTTAGGGCGGCAGTTGCTGGTTGAAAATATTTCGCGTTATTTACCTCTCGTCAATGCGCAAATGTCTGAACAAGAGTTTCTTTCGATATTAGTTGACAAAACCCAGTGTGGACTACTCATTGATCTTAATAACGTTCTGATTAATGCGCATAACTTTGAAGAAGGCAATGCGCTGAGCAACGCCCAATCATGGTTAGAGAAAATTCCTAAACAAGCGGTAAAGGAACTGCACTTGGCGGGTTATACCCCTGCGCAGAAGGAATATTTTATTGTGGATGACCATAGCCGTGCTATATCGGATGAATGTTGGCAACTTTTTGATTACGCGCTCGAGCGTTTTGGCGCTGTTCCCACCTTGATCGAATGGGATAACGATTTGCCTGAGTGGCAAGTTTTACTCGCTGAAGCAAAGAAAGCGACTTTGAAAATCGAAACAAAATTTTCCAAGGCGGTGCTCAATGGCTAG
- a CDS encoding thioredoxin family protein: MNELTKTVVAPLKTLLESDKTQLLSFSAQWCGPCKTTKPVIDTIANHYQKKVETVRIDVDRHPDWVRHFQVRSVPTQILVDKGEVVVRRSGAVTLADLNTWLASNLAAI, translated from the coding sequence ATGAACGAGTTGACTAAAACTGTTGTTGCACCGCTGAAAACACTACTGGAAAGCGATAAAACCCAACTGTTGAGTTTCAGTGCGCAGTGGTGTGGTCCCTGCAAAACGACAAAGCCCGTGATTGACACTATTGCCAATCACTACCAAAAAAAAGTGGAAACCGTGCGGATTGATGTTGATCGGCACCCAGATTGGGTCCGGCACTTTCAAGTACGCAGCGTTCCTACGCAAATATTGGTGGATAAAGGCGAAGTGGTTGTGCGTCGATCGGGAGCCGTAACACTGGCTGATTTAAATACGTGGCTGGCATCCAATTTGGCAGCCATCTAA